GGAATTAAACTTAAGACAAAGAACTATACATTGATACCTGACACAAAAATCAAAACTAATAAAGAAAAGAAATAGTTCAGGCCGTTCCCTGTAGTAATATAATAAAACTGAAAAATAAAAACATAGTTCTTAAATGTATTTCGAATAATCTGTTCTGACAAATGATCGCACACTTCCAAATAGAACACGGAAGAACCAAACATTAAAATTATATTTATTTGGAGTAACCAATGATTGAAAATGAGAAAATAACAGTCCCGAAAATTATAAATATGAAGCAGAAAGGCAATAAAATAGTATGCCTCACAGCATACGACTGGACTTTTGCAACGATTCTTGATAAATCCGGAATTGATATCATTCTGGTTGGCGATTCAGGTGGAATGGTTTCAGCCGGTTATGAAACAACCCTGCCTGTAACTATGAATGAGATGCTTCTCTATACGAAGTCAGTTGTGCGCGGTGTGAAGCAGGCTCTTGTTGTTGCAGACATGCCATTTCTTTCATATCAGGCTGACATTAGTGAAGCAGTGAGAAACAGCGGAATGTTCTTAAAAGAGGCTGGTGCTGATGCTGTCAAACTTGAAGGTGGAGAATACATTGCAGAAACAGTAAACCGTATTGTACAGTGCGGAATACCTGTTATGGGACATCTGGGGCTTACTCCTCAATCAATCAGGAGTTTTGGAGGCTACAGCCTGCGCGGTTCTGAAAAAAAAGAGGCTGAAAAAATGATGCGTGATGCTGTTATTCTGGAACAAGCCGGAGTTTTCGCCATAGTTTTGGAAAAAATTCCATCGGATCTTGCACGACAAATAACAGAATCTGTTGCCATTCCGACAATCGGAATCGGAGCTGGACCGCATTGTGACGGGCAAATTCTTGTTACGCATGACCTTTTAGGCCTCTTTGAATCTTTCAGGCCTAAATTTGTACGCCGGTATGCAAATCTCGCAGATACTATAGAATCAGCTGTCTCAGATTATAGTAAAGATGTTAAATCAGGTAAATTCCCGAATAAAAAGGAGAGTTTTTAAAGTGGAGCAGTCTCTCTATTTCTTTCTTGCAGGATTGGCTGTTTTCGGAATAAAAAT
This DNA window, taken from bacterium, encodes the following:
- the panB gene encoding 3-methyl-2-oxobutanoate hydroxymethyltransferase codes for the protein MIENEKITVPKIINMKQKGNKIVCLTAYDWTFATILDKSGIDIILVGDSGGMVSAGYETTLPVTMNEMLLYTKSVVRGVKQALVVADMPFLSYQADISEAVRNSGMFLKEAGADAVKLEGGEYIAETVNRIVQCGIPVMGHLGLTPQSIRSFGGYSLRGSEKKEAEKMMRDAVILEQAGVFAIVLEKIPSDLARQITESVAIPTIGIGAGPHCDGQILVTHDLLGLFESFRPKFVRRYANLADTIESAVSDYSKDVKSGKFPNKKESF